In one Roseomonas haemaphysalidis genomic region, the following are encoded:
- a CDS encoding ABC transporter substrate-binding protein → MHRRSLLRAAAALPALGLPAAVRAASATTLRFTPVIDLAFVDPVYSTAQVSRNHGFMVFDTLYGMDSNLQVSPQMLEGHVVEDGGLRWDLRLRDGLLWHDGERVTARDCVASIRRWAKRDALGGALMAATEELSAADDRTIRFRLKRPFPLLPTALGKAAVPACFMMPERLANTDPFKQIPEVIGSGPFRFVADERVPGARNVYQRFEGYRPREGGTSDWTAGPKRVHYDRVEWTTMPDAATGASAIQSGEQDWQETTPHDLLPLLKRNRNVTIDVLDRLGFCCNMRVNALQPPFDNPAIRRALMGAIDQAAFMTAVAGDDPAFQQTPVGFFAPGTPMASEAGLDVLRGPRDWDKVKRDLAAAGYKGEKVVLLVPADSLAQKPLGDVAAGMLQQAGMNVDYQALDFGAVLTRRNRKTPVEEGGWSAFVSNWQGIDWLNPAGHLTLRGDASYPGWFESKTIESLREQWLAAPDLAAQQRICAELQQVAFQEVPYYPLGLYRQPTAYRKQITGVNRGTATFWNVRPA, encoded by the coding sequence ATGCACCGTCGTTCCCTGCTGCGCGCCGCCGCGGCCCTGCCCGCGCTCGGCCTGCCCGCCGCCGTCCGCGCCGCCTCCGCCACCACGCTGCGCTTCACGCCGGTGATCGACCTCGCCTTCGTGGACCCGGTCTATTCCACGGCACAGGTGTCGCGGAACCACGGCTTCATGGTGTTCGACACGCTCTACGGCATGGACAGCAACCTGCAGGTCTCGCCGCAGATGCTGGAAGGCCACGTGGTGGAGGACGGCGGGCTGCGCTGGGACCTGCGGCTGCGTGACGGTCTGCTGTGGCATGATGGCGAGCGGGTGACGGCGCGCGACTGCGTGGCCAGCATCCGCCGCTGGGCCAAGCGCGACGCCCTGGGCGGCGCGCTGATGGCCGCGACGGAAGAGCTTTCGGCCGCCGACGACCGCACCATCCGCTTCCGCCTGAAGCGTCCGTTCCCGCTGCTGCCGACCGCGCTGGGCAAGGCCGCCGTGCCAGCCTGCTTCATGATGCCCGAGCGGCTGGCCAATACCGACCCCTTCAAGCAGATCCCCGAGGTAATCGGCAGCGGTCCGTTCCGCTTCGTGGCCGATGAGCGGGTGCCCGGCGCCCGCAACGTGTACCAGCGCTTCGAGGGCTACCGCCCGCGGGAGGGCGGCACCAGCGACTGGACCGCCGGCCCCAAGCGCGTGCACTACGACCGCGTGGAATGGACCACCATGCCGGATGCGGCGACCGGTGCCTCCGCCATCCAGTCCGGCGAGCAGGACTGGCAGGAAACCACGCCGCACGACCTCCTGCCGCTGCTGAAGCGCAACCGCAACGTCACCATCGACGTGCTGGACCGGCTGGGCTTCTGCTGCAACATGCGCGTCAACGCCTTGCAGCCGCCCTTCGACAACCCCGCCATCCGCCGCGCGCTGATGGGCGCGATCGATCAGGCGGCCTTCATGACCGCCGTCGCCGGGGACGACCCCGCCTTCCAGCAGACGCCGGTGGGCTTCTTCGCGCCCGGCACGCCGATGGCGAGCGAGGCCGGGCTCGACGTGCTGCGCGGCCCGCGCGACTGGGACAAGGTGAAGCGCGACCTCGCCGCCGCCGGATACAAGGGCGAGAAGGTGGTGCTGCTGGTGCCGGCCGATTCGCTGGCTCAGAAGCCGTTGGGCGATGTTGCGGCGGGCATGCTGCAGCAGGCGGGCATGAACGTGGACTATCAGGCGCTGGACTTCGGCGCGGTGCTGACGCGGCGCAACCGCAAGACGCCGGTGGAGGAGGGGGGCTGGAGTGCCTTCGTGTCCAACTGGCAGGGCATCGACTGGCTGAACCCCGCCGGCCACCTGACGCTGCGCGGCGACGCCAGCTATCCGGGCTGGTTCGAAAGCAAGACGATCGAGTCGTTGCGCGAGCAGTGGCTGGCGGCACCGGACCTCGCCGCGCAGCAGCGCATCTGCGCCGAGCTGCAGCAGGTGGCGTTCCAGGAGGTGCCCTACTACCCGCTGGGCCTGTACCGGCAGCCCACGGCGTATCGCAAGCAGATCACCGGCGTGAACCGCGGCACCGCGACCTTCTGGAACGTGCGGCCGGCCTGA
- a CDS encoding ABC transporter substrate-binding protein gives MKNTVVAAGIAAMSIMVPAVAQELPAAIRQQGHINVGIEATYPPMAYKDPATNERRGVNVDLVEAIGKELGIPLRFQEMAFAQLIPALTTARIDFNGSSMTDLPSRREQLTFVDYISTGAQIFTTTAQLRGATQPTDFCGRSVATPRTTNYFPQAQAWSEANCVAQGRPPMRVIGTEGAAAARTDLQQGRAEGAILGAEYVVYLSQQNPGTFVAVGAPISRNLSGLAFSKEQAPLRDAVAGALTRLMANGTYLAILTKHGLERQALTAVTIDAGE, from the coding sequence ATGAAGAACACCGTTGTCGCGGCCGGTATCGCCGCCATGTCGATCATGGTGCCTGCTGTCGCGCAGGAATTGCCGGCGGCCATCCGCCAGCAAGGCCACATCAACGTGGGCATCGAGGCGACCTATCCGCCGATGGCCTACAAGGACCCCGCCACCAACGAGCGGCGCGGCGTCAATGTCGATCTCGTGGAAGCCATCGGCAAGGAACTCGGCATCCCCCTGCGCTTCCAGGAGATGGCCTTCGCGCAGTTGATCCCGGCGCTGACCACCGCGCGCATCGATTTCAACGGCAGCTCGATGACCGACCTGCCGTCGCGGCGGGAGCAGCTGACCTTCGTGGACTACATCAGCACTGGCGCACAGATCTTCACCACCACGGCACAGCTGCGCGGCGCCACGCAGCCGACCGATTTCTGCGGCCGCAGCGTGGCCACGCCCCGCACCACCAACTACTTCCCCCAGGCCCAGGCCTGGAGCGAGGCCAACTGCGTTGCCCAGGGCCGCCCGCCAATGCGGGTGATCGGCACCGAGGGCGCCGCCGCCGCGCGCACCGACCTGCAGCAGGGCCGGGCGGAGGGGGCCATCCTCGGCGCCGAATACGTCGTCTACCTGTCGCAGCAGAACCCCGGCACCTTCGTGGCGGTGGGCGCGCCCATTTCGCGCAACCTGTCCGGCCTCGCCTTCAGCAAGGAACAGGCACCGCTGCGCGATGCCGTGGCCGGCGCGCTGACGCGGCTGATGGCCAATGGCACCTACCTCGCCATCCTCACCAAGCACGGACTGGAGCGCCAGGCGCTGACCGCCGTGACCATCGACGCCGGCGAGTAA